The Pleurodeles waltl isolate 20211129_DDA chromosome 7, aPleWal1.hap1.20221129, whole genome shotgun sequence genome includes a region encoding these proteins:
- the LOC138246910 gene encoding taste receptor type 2 member 9-like gives MWSGSSSVWLTACLCVFYCVKIVDFNHPLFIWLKLRISKVVLWLQLWSVVEPLVLSFPVYWDSHSNLNDNSTVDRKFNSTVPAEKGKLLKSYLDVAETLGFCIPLLLGVLSIAPIFPSLYRHTRRMKENALGFSEPRLGAHIGAARILGSLLLIYLVIILTIFLAALLKSELSLMVSEICIALITPAESIILILGNTKLKHALWKALSPCKR, from the coding sequence ATGTGGAGTGGTAGCTCCAGTGTCTGGCTCACCGCCTGTCTCTGCGTCTTCTACTGCGTGAAGATCGTGGACTTCAACCATCCTCTCTTCATCTGGTTAAAGCTGAGGATCTCTAAGGTGGTGCTCTGGCTGCAGCTTTGGTCTGTGGTGGAGCCCCTGGTCCTAAGTTTTCCTGTGTACTGGGATTCCCATAGCAATTTAAATGATAACTCAACAGTGGACCGGAAGTTCAATTCCACAGTCCCCGCTGAAAAAGGGAAATTACTAAAATCTTATTTGGATGTAGCTGAAACTCTTGGATTCTGCATTCCTCTTCTACTCGGTGTTCTTTCTATCGCACCGATCTTCCCATCCCTGTATAGACATACCCGGCGAATGAAGGAGAATGCATTGGGGTTCAGTGAACCCCGATTAGGGGCTCACATTGGCGCAGCAAGGATTCTGGGCTCTCTTCTGCTGATCTATCTTGTTATAATCCTGACAATTTTTTTAGCAGCTTTATTGAAGTCCGAGCTGTCACTCATGGTCTCCGAGATCTGCATTGCTTTGATCACCCCCGCAGAGTCCATCATCCTGATCTTGGGCAACACCAAGCTGAAGCATGCACTGTGGAAAGCCCTCTCACCTTGTAAAAGGTGA